From Novosphingobium resinovorum, the proteins below share one genomic window:
- a CDS encoding [protein-PII] uridylyltransferase, whose amino-acid sequence MSSVIRIPSPRSVIDRRELVQTIEKLVDAYGAAKGRRYIVETLRTALADGREEIARRLDAKPSAGHEVAEAQAFLTDQLIRVIHDHIVTNVYPAGNRSKGERLTIMAVGGYGRGEMAPHSDVDIAFLTPIKQTPWCEQVIEAMLYFLWDLSLKIGHSSRSLDDMVRMSKSDLTIRTAMLEGRYVWGDQDLYEEARARFFKDVVSGTERQFVVEKLAEREERHKRMGDSRYVVEPNVKEGKGSLRDLHALYWIGKYIHKVRSPAELVDVGLLTAKEYRSFRRAENFFWAVRCHLHTITRRAEDRLTFDLQREVAARMNFSDRPGKSAVERFMQMFFLQAKVVGSLTGVFLAQLDEQFAKRQPRGLLAGFRARERLLKGYKVFGGRLRAPSDDWFESDPVRMIEIFVLAEREGLEIHPETLRLISRDAALIKDDVRSDKRANELFMELLTSRRNPEVALRSFNEAGVFGRFVTEFGRVNAQMQFDMYHHYTVDEHTIRAIGLVSRIEKGELKDDHPLAHEVIHKVRSRRALYVSVLLHDIAKGRKGDHSVLGAEIALKLCPRFGLDEEETELVSWLVRHHLLLSATAMKRDLSDGKTIADFVEVVQSVDRLRQLTVLTIVDIRAVGPGTWNSWKRQLIATLYGAAEERLRLGHAEFGRPKRVEAKKAQVEAMGGAYAALVEKVGAILGDAYWIAEPEDVIARNLIQLDASDDEPLSISTEYYPARGATLVTVIASDHPGLFYRIAGGIHLAGGNIIDARIHTTRTGRAVDNFLVQDPLGRPFMEYGQLRRLELTIENALANRIKILPQLVAKPDARPRADAFDVRPRVLFDNKASNRFTVVEINARDRPALLNRLAHALFESKLMVHSAHIATYGERAADTFYVTDLLGEKITAAPRIKAIERRLLEATSEPSLEEAVA is encoded by the coding sequence ATGAGCAGCGTGATCCGAATCCCCTCCCCCCGTTCCGTGATCGACCGGCGCGAACTTGTGCAGACGATCGAGAAGCTGGTGGACGCCTATGGCGCCGCCAAGGGACGGCGCTACATCGTCGAAACGCTGCGCACTGCCCTTGCCGACGGGCGCGAGGAAATCGCCCGCCGCCTCGACGCCAAGCCCTCGGCCGGGCACGAGGTCGCCGAGGCGCAGGCATTCCTCACCGACCAGCTGATCCGCGTCATCCACGATCACATCGTCACCAACGTCTACCCGGCCGGAAACCGCTCCAAGGGCGAGCGGCTGACGATCATGGCGGTCGGCGGCTATGGCCGGGGCGAGATGGCGCCGCATTCCGACGTGGACATCGCGTTCCTCACCCCGATCAAGCAGACGCCGTGGTGCGAGCAGGTGATCGAGGCGATGCTATACTTCTTATGGGACCTGTCGCTGAAGATCGGCCATTCGAGCCGCTCGCTCGACGACATGGTGCGCATGTCGAAGTCGGACCTGACGATCCGCACCGCGATGCTGGAGGGCCGCTACGTCTGGGGCGACCAGGACCTCTACGAGGAGGCCCGCGCCCGCTTCTTCAAGGACGTCGTCTCGGGCACAGAGCGCCAGTTCGTGGTCGAGAAGCTGGCCGAGCGCGAAGAACGCCACAAGCGCATGGGCGACAGCCGCTACGTCGTCGAGCCTAACGTCAAGGAGGGCAAGGGCTCCTTGCGCGATCTCCACGCGCTCTACTGGATCGGCAAGTATATCCACAAGGTCCGCTCGCCCGCCGAACTGGTCGACGTGGGGCTGCTGACGGCCAAGGAATACCGCAGTTTCCGCCGCGCCGAGAACTTCTTCTGGGCGGTGCGCTGCCACCTTCACACCATCACCCGCCGCGCCGAGGACCGCCTGACCTTCGACCTCCAGCGCGAGGTGGCGGCGCGCATGAACTTCTCCGACCGGCCCGGCAAGAGCGCGGTCGAACGATTCATGCAGATGTTCTTCCTGCAGGCCAAGGTGGTCGGCAGCCTGACCGGCGTGTTCCTCGCGCAGCTCGACGAGCAGTTCGCCAAGCGCCAGCCGCGCGGGCTGCTGGCGGGTTTCCGCGCCCGCGAACGGCTGCTCAAGGGCTACAAGGTGTTCGGCGGCCGTCTGCGCGCGCCCTCGGACGACTGGTTCGAGAGCGACCCCGTCCGGATGATCGAGATCTTCGTCCTCGCCGAGCGCGAGGGCCTGGAAATCCACCCCGAAACACTGCGCCTGATCTCCCGCGATGCCGCGCTGATCAAGGACGACGTGCGGAGCGACAAGCGCGCCAACGAGCTGTTCATGGAACTGCTCACCAGCCGCCGGAACCCCGAAGTCGCGCTGCGCAGCTTCAACGAGGCGGGGGTGTTCGGCCGCTTCGTCACCGAGTTCGGGCGCGTCAACGCGCAGATGCAGTTCGACATGTACCACCACTACACGGTGGACGAGCACACCATCCGCGCCATCGGCCTCGTCTCGCGCATCGAGAAGGGCGAGCTGAAGGACGACCACCCCCTCGCGCATGAAGTGATCCACAAGGTCCGCTCGCGCCGGGCGCTCTACGTCTCGGTGCTGCTCCACGATATCGCCAAGGGCCGCAAGGGCGACCACTCGGTGCTGGGCGCCGAGATCGCGCTGAAGCTGTGCCCGCGCTTCGGGCTGGACGAGGAGGAGACCGAACTGGTCTCCTGGCTGGTGCGCCATCACCTGCTGCTCTCCGCCACCGCGATGAAGCGCGATCTGTCGGACGGCAAGACCATCGCCGACTTCGTCGAGGTGGTGCAGTCGGTCGATCGCCTGCGCCAGCTGACGGTGCTCACCATCGTCGACATCCGCGCGGTCGGGCCGGGCACCTGGAATTCGTGGAAACGCCAGCTGATCGCCACGCTCTACGGCGCAGCCGAGGAACGCCTGCGTCTGGGCCATGCCGAATTCGGCCGTCCTAAGCGGGTCGAGGCCAAGAAGGCGCAGGTCGAGGCGATGGGCGGCGCCTATGCCGCGCTGGTCGAGAAGGTCGGCGCGATCCTCGGCGACGCCTACTGGATCGCCGAACCCGAAGACGTCATCGCCCGCAACCTCATCCAGCTCGATGCTTCGGACGACGAACCGCTGTCGATCTCGACCGAATACTACCCGGCCCGCGGGGCGACGCTGGTGACGGTGATCGCCTCGGACCACCCCGGCCTGTTCTACCGCATCGCCGGGGGCATCCATCTGGCGGGCGGCAACATCATCGACGCGCGCATCCACACCACCCGCACCGGCCGCGCGGTCGACAACTTCCTCGTGCAGGACCCGCTCGGCCGCCCGTTCATGGAGTACGGGCAGCTACGCCGCCTCGAACTCACCATCGAGAACGCGCTCGCCAACCGCATCAAGATTCTGCCGCAGCTGGTCGCCAAGCCCGATGCGCGCCCGCGCGCCGACGCCTTCGACGTGCGCCCGCGCGTCCTGTTCGACAACAAGGCGTCGAACCGCTTCACCGTGGTCGAGATCAACGCGCGCGACCGCCCGGCGCTGCTCAACCGGCTGGCGCATGCGCTGTTCGAATCCAAGCTGATGGTCCACTCGGCCCATATCGCGACGTATGGCGAACGCGCGGCGGACACCTTCTACGTGACGGACCTGCTGGGCGAGAAGATCACCGCCGCCCCGCGCATCAAGGCGATCGAGCGGCGCCTGCTGGAGGCCACCAGCGAGCCCAGCCTGGAGGAAGCGGTGGCGTGA
- a CDS encoding M16 family metallopeptidase — MRFGTVRRAVLLAAASLAPLSVSPVLAAPKASAAPAPAKGQVPVEYHKLANGLKVVISPDHSVPTATVGVYYGIGFRIEPKDRTGFAHLFEHMMFQGSKNLGKAEFIGLVNANGGVLNGSTRFDFTNYYEAIPSNTTETFLWAEADRMKGLDITQDNLTNQQGVVKNEVKVNVINQPYGGFPWLDLPQLANTNWYNAHNFYGDLKEIDAATLTDVQQFFKDYYAPNNAVLVVAGDVDPRQVMAWTEKYFGPIPASGALKFPDISEPRQTAEKRSEKTDPLAPQPALAWAYHVPPKNTPEWAAMRLIDLMLIQGADSRLTRVLVNQKGYAGNVSGGINWPLGSAYDYNGPMLWSAFLIHGPEVTDDAILADIDAVVKDLQDTLVTPAELARAKTKARSEIYDTVGDGYRFGLVNLLASFALFDDDPGRINRMEAEIEKVTPELIRKTAREYLRSTNRTVISLKPGAVAAAPAAAK, encoded by the coding sequence ATGAGATTCGGCACCGTTCGTCGCGCCGTTCTGCTAGCCGCCGCCTCGCTGGCGCCGCTTTCCGTTTCGCCCGTGCTGGCGGCTCCCAAGGCCTCCGCTGCTCCGGCGCCCGCGAAGGGGCAAGTGCCGGTCGAATACCACAAGCTCGCCAACGGTCTGAAGGTAGTGATCTCGCCTGATCATTCGGTGCCTACCGCTACCGTCGGCGTGTATTACGGTATCGGCTTCCGTATCGAGCCGAAAGACCGCACCGGCTTCGCGCACCTGTTCGAGCACATGATGTTCCAGGGCTCGAAGAACCTGGGCAAGGCGGAATTCATCGGCCTCGTCAACGCCAACGGCGGCGTGCTCAACGGCTCCACCCGGTTCGATTTCACGAACTACTACGAGGCGATCCCCAGCAACACGACCGAGACGTTCCTGTGGGCCGAGGCAGACCGGATGAAGGGCCTCGACATCACGCAGGACAACCTGACCAACCAGCAGGGCGTGGTGAAGAACGAGGTCAAGGTCAACGTCATCAACCAGCCCTATGGCGGCTTCCCGTGGCTCGACCTGCCGCAGCTGGCGAATACGAACTGGTACAACGCGCATAATTTCTACGGCGATCTCAAGGAGATCGACGCAGCGACGCTGACCGACGTGCAGCAGTTCTTCAAGGATTACTACGCGCCCAACAACGCCGTGCTGGTCGTCGCGGGCGACGTCGATCCGAGGCAGGTCATGGCCTGGACCGAGAAGTATTTCGGGCCGATCCCGGCCTCGGGCGCGCTCAAGTTCCCCGATATTTCCGAGCCGCGCCAGACGGCGGAAAAGCGCTCCGAAAAGACCGACCCGCTCGCGCCGCAACCGGCGCTGGCATGGGCCTATCACGTCCCGCCCAAGAACACACCCGAGTGGGCGGCGATGCGGCTGATCGACCTCATGCTGATCCAGGGTGCGGACAGCCGGCTGACCCGGGTGCTGGTGAACCAGAAGGGCTATGCGGGCAATGTCTCGGGCGGCATCAACTGGCCGCTCGGCAGCGCCTACGACTACAACGGGCCGATGCTGTGGTCGGCGTTCCTGATTCACGGGCCGGAAGTGACTGACGACGCCATTCTCGCCGACATCGACGCGGTGGTGAAGGACTTGCAGGACACCCTCGTCACTCCGGCCGAGCTTGCCCGTGCCAAGACCAAGGCCCGCTCCGAGATCTACGATACCGTGGGCGATGGCTACCGCTTCGGGCTGGTCAACCTGCTCGCCAGCTTCGCGCTGTTCGACGACGATCCGGGGCGGATCAACCGGATGGAGGCGGAGATCGAGAAGGTCACGCCCGAACTGATCCGCAAGACCGCGCGCGAATACCTGCGTTCGACCAACCGTACCGTGATCAGCCTGAAGCCCGGCGCCGTCGCCGCGGCTCCGGCGGCCGCGAAGTGA
- a CDS encoding 3-hydroxybutyrate dehydrogenase, with translation MKLKDKVCIVTGAASGIGKAIADIYAGEGGKVVIADLNLEAAQKAADDIVASGGQAMAVAMDVTSEEQVNDGVAKVIAAWGTVDVLVSNAGIQIVNPVENYAYSDWKKMLAIHLDGAFLTSKAVLPHMYAAGSGSVIFMGSVHSKEASPLKSAYVTAKHGLLGLSRVIAKEGGKKGVRTNVICPGFVRTPLVDKQIPEQAKELGISEEEVISRVMLGGTVDSEFTTVDDIAQVALFFASFPTNALTGQSLVASHGWFME, from the coding sequence ATGAAGCTCAAGGACAAGGTCTGCATCGTCACCGGCGCCGCCAGCGGCATCGGCAAGGCCATCGCCGACATCTACGCGGGTGAAGGCGGCAAGGTGGTGATCGCCGACCTCAACCTCGAAGCCGCGCAGAAGGCCGCCGACGATATCGTCGCCAGCGGCGGGCAGGCCATGGCCGTGGCGATGGACGTCACCAGCGAGGAGCAGGTGAACGACGGCGTCGCCAAAGTCATCGCCGCCTGGGGCACGGTGGACGTGCTGGTCTCCAACGCGGGCATCCAGATCGTCAACCCGGTCGAGAACTACGCCTATTCCGACTGGAAGAAGATGCTGGCGATCCACCTCGACGGTGCCTTCCTGACCTCGAAGGCGGTGCTGCCGCACATGTACGCAGCTGGGTCGGGCTCGGTGATCTTCATGGGTTCGGTGCACTCCAAGGAAGCGAGCCCGCTCAAGAGCGCCTATGTCACCGCCAAGCACGGTCTGCTGGGCCTCTCCCGCGTGATCGCCAAGGAAGGCGGCAAGAAGGGCGTGCGCACCAACGTGATCTGCCCCGGCTTCGTACGCACCCCGCTGGTGGACAAGCAGATCCCGGAGCAGGCGAAGGAACTGGGCATCTCCGAGGAGGAAGTCATCAGCCGGGTAATGCTGGGCGGCACCGTGGACAGTGAGTTCACCACCGTGGACGACATCGCACAAGTGGCGCTGTTCTTCGCAAGCTTCCCGACCAACGCGCTGACCGGCCAGTCGCTGGTGGCAAGCCACGGCTGGTTCATGGAGTGA
- a CDS encoding aspartate-semialdehyde dehydrogenase, with amino-acid sequence MAAKFTPGQKLNVGVVGATGLVGSMIREILAERNFPVAQLRLFASARSAGKAIDGVVVEDAATADFSGLDVVLFSAGGSTARELAPKAAAAGAIVIDNSSAFRSDPEVPLVVAEVNPHALANLPKGIVANPNCTTMAAMPVLRPLHDEAGLKRLIVSTYQAVSGGGLEGIEVLASQIEHVGDRTRELAAGDTAPLLPEAKKWAVPMAHNVVPLNYVYAEEGYTEEEIKLRDESRKILEIPGLPVSGTCVRVPVFTGHSLSINAEFERPVSVERALELLRSAPGVVVTEVPNPLEATGKDPVFVGRVRKDPGVENGLALFLSNDNLRKGAALNAVQIAEALIG; translated from the coding sequence ATGGCAGCTAAGTTTACCCCCGGTCAGAAGCTCAACGTCGGCGTCGTCGGCGCGACCGGGCTCGTCGGTTCGATGATCCGCGAGATCCTCGCCGAGCGCAATTTCCCCGTCGCCCAGCTTCGCCTCTTCGCCTCGGCCCGTTCGGCGGGCAAGGCAATCGACGGCGTAGTCGTCGAGGATGCGGCGACCGCCGATTTCTCGGGGCTCGACGTCGTGCTGTTCTCGGCCGGTGGCTCGACCGCCAGGGAACTCGCGCCCAAGGCCGCTGCGGCGGGGGCGATCGTGATCGACAATTCCTCGGCCTTCCGTTCGGATCCGGAGGTGCCGCTGGTCGTCGCCGAAGTGAACCCGCATGCGCTGGCGAACCTGCCCAAGGGCATCGTCGCCAACCCGAACTGCACGACCATGGCGGCGATGCCGGTGCTGCGTCCGCTGCATGACGAGGCGGGGCTCAAGCGCCTGATCGTCTCGACCTATCAGGCGGTGTCGGGCGGTGGTCTCGAAGGCATCGAGGTGCTGGCCAGCCAGATCGAGCACGTCGGCGATCGCACCCGCGAACTCGCCGCCGGTGACACCGCGCCGCTGCTGCCCGAGGCGAAGAAGTGGGCGGTGCCGATGGCGCACAACGTCGTCCCGCTGAACTACGTCTATGCCGAGGAGGGCTACACCGAGGAAGAGATCAAGCTGCGCGACGAGAGCCGCAAGATCCTCGAAATCCCGGGCCTGCCGGTTTCGGGTACCTGCGTGCGCGTGCCGGTGTTCACCGGCCACTCGCTGTCGATCAATGCCGAGTTCGAGCGTCCCGTCAGCGTCGAGCGTGCGCTCGAACTGCTGCGCAGCGCGCCGGGCGTAGTGGTGACCGAAGTGCCCAACCCGCTGGAAGCCACCGGCAAGGACCCCGTGTTCGTCGGCCGCGTGCGCAAGGACCCGGGCGTGGAGAACGGCCTCGCGCTGTTCCTATCGAACGACAACTTGCGCAAGGGCGCGGCGCTGAATGCGGTGCAGATCGCCGAAGCGCTGATCGGGTAA
- a CDS encoding class I SAM-dependent methyltransferase produces MSDEAGGEDSLAAVFRRLIANYGPISLQQYMGESNARYYSGKDPLGGAGDFVTAPEISQMFGELIGLWLTDIWMRAGAPATVHYVELGPGRGTLARDALRVMRKQGLSPEVHLVEGSGALRAEQRKAVPDAQWHADMDSLPTDGPLLLVGNEFLDALPVRQMVKTAAGWRERMVGLEGHRFVPVASDRPMDAAVPEAWLEASEQTLIETCPGAAAVIDEIARRLQGQGGAALLIDYGYAEKRTGSTLQAIRAHTKVDPFAHPGEADLTCLVDFATMAEVAVAGGARHLGTVTQGAFLRALGIETRAAQLCAVAPQQSSAINSDKDRLIDEGQMGQLFKVMGLAAQSWPNGAGF; encoded by the coding sequence ATGAGCGACGAAGCCGGGGGCGAAGACTCTCTGGCAGCCGTCTTCCGGCGGCTGATCGCCAATTACGGGCCGATTTCGCTCCAGCAGTACATGGGCGAATCGAACGCCCGCTATTACTCCGGCAAGGACCCGCTCGGCGGCGCGGGCGATTTCGTCACCGCGCCCGAAATCAGCCAGATGTTCGGCGAACTGATCGGCCTGTGGTTGACCGATATCTGGATGCGCGCGGGCGCTCCGGCGACGGTGCACTACGTCGAGCTGGGCCCCGGTCGTGGCACTCTCGCGCGCGATGCGCTGCGGGTTATGCGCAAGCAGGGACTGAGCCCCGAGGTCCATCTCGTCGAAGGCTCTGGGGCCCTGCGCGCCGAGCAGCGCAAGGCAGTGCCTGATGCGCAGTGGCACGCCGACATGGACAGCCTGCCCACTGACGGCCCGCTGCTGCTGGTCGGCAACGAGTTCCTCGATGCCCTCCCGGTGCGCCAGATGGTGAAGACGGCGGCAGGCTGGCGCGAGCGCATGGTCGGCCTCGAAGGCCACCGCTTCGTGCCGGTCGCCAGCGATCGTCCGATGGACGCCGCCGTGCCCGAGGCATGGCTCGAAGCGTCCGAGCAGACCCTGATCGAGACTTGCCCCGGCGCGGCCGCCGTGATCGACGAGATCGCCCGTCGCCTTCAGGGGCAGGGCGGGGCGGCGCTGCTGATCGACTACGGCTACGCCGAAAAGCGTACCGGTTCGACTCTGCAGGCGATCCGCGCGCATACGAAGGTCGATCCCTTCGCGCATCCGGGCGAAGCGGACCTTACCTGCCTCGTCGATTTCGCGACGATGGCCGAAGTCGCCGTCGCGGGCGGTGCGCGCCATCTCGGCACGGTGACGCAAGGAGCATTCCTGCGCGCGCTCGGCATCGAAACGCGCGCCGCGCAACTTTGCGCTGTTGCACCGCAACAATCTTCTGCCATAAACTCCGACAAGGATCGACTGATCGACGAGGGGCAGATGGGGCAATTGTTCAAGGTCATGGGGCTGGCCGCGCAGAGTTGGCCAAACGGCGCAGGCTTCTGA
- a CDS encoding DUF3734 domain-containing protein, with protein MNAPDPDPQSVLVLQGGGALGAYQAGVYEALATRDIAPDWVAGISIGAINAALIAGNAPQDRIPALKKFWHGISRELQYRLDEPIGFARRAFNEASAQYAATMGLPGFFTPRWPMPLPEWPNHLSRLSYYDTAPLRQTLLDLVDFERLNSAETRFSVGAVNMLKGNFAYFDNTERTIGPEHIMASGALPPGFPPVEIDGEWYWDGGLVSNTPLQYVLDNRSMQEMNVYQVDLFSSRGIIPTSMADIAQREKDIRFSSRTRLNTDTSKALQKLRAAAKRLARRLPEEFQDDPDLARLLDCRPAGAVAVMHLINRAHGYETNSKDYEFSRLTIDEHWHCGHVDAEHSLRHPDWVNRDIDPDEIVTFDLAGDRAGVRLKHPLASNSSNGAAA; from the coding sequence GTGAACGCACCTGATCCCGATCCCCAATCCGTACTCGTACTGCAGGGCGGCGGAGCCCTCGGCGCTTATCAGGCCGGCGTCTACGAAGCGCTGGCGACACGTGACATCGCTCCCGACTGGGTCGCGGGCATATCCATCGGCGCGATCAACGCCGCCCTGATCGCCGGAAACGCCCCTCAGGACCGCATCCCCGCACTCAAAAAGTTCTGGCACGGCATCTCGCGCGAACTGCAGTACCGCCTCGACGAACCGATCGGCTTCGCCCGCCGCGCCTTCAACGAGGCTTCGGCGCAATATGCCGCCACCATGGGCCTGCCCGGCTTCTTCACCCCGCGCTGGCCAATGCCCTTGCCCGAGTGGCCGAACCACCTCTCGCGCCTGAGCTATTACGACACCGCGCCGCTGCGCCAGACGCTCCTCGACCTCGTCGATTTCGAACGCCTCAACAGTGCGGAAACCCGCTTCAGCGTCGGCGCCGTCAACATGCTCAAGGGCAACTTCGCCTACTTCGACAATACCGAGCGCACCATCGGCCCCGAGCACATCATGGCCAGCGGCGCCCTGCCCCCCGGCTTCCCGCCGGTGGAAATCGACGGCGAATGGTACTGGGACGGCGGCCTCGTCTCCAACACGCCGCTGCAATACGTGCTCGACAACCGCTCGATGCAGGAGATGAACGTCTACCAGGTTGACCTGTTCTCCTCGCGCGGGATCATCCCGACCTCGATGGCCGACATCGCCCAGCGCGAGAAGGACATCCGCTTTTCCAGCCGCACCCGGCTCAATACCGACACCTCGAAAGCCCTCCAGAAACTGCGCGCCGCCGCTAAGCGCCTCGCCCGCAGACTGCCCGAGGAATTCCAGGACGACCCCGATCTCGCCCGCCTGCTCGACTGCCGCCCGGCAGGCGCGGTCGCGGTGATGCACCTCATCAACCGCGCGCACGGTTACGAGACGAACTCCAAGGACTACGAGTTTTCGCGCCTGACCATCGACGAGCACTGGCATTGCGGACATGTCGATGCCGAGCATTCGCTGCGCCATCCGGACTGGGTGAACCGCGACATCGACCCCGATGAAATCGTGACTTTCGACCTTGCCGGAGACCGCGCGGGCGTCCGCCTGAAACATCCCCTCGCCTCGAATTCTTCAAATGGAGCAGCAGCATGA
- a CDS encoding TMEM175 family protein — MAKRRRLLMSMSELHGGAKFALERIVFFSDAVFAIAITLLVLEIEVPHLPPDAPVHEYWAELGRLIPNFLAFVLSFLVIGRFWLSHHQIFSRVTHFDVALVWPNLLYLLAIGVMPFTTAFVAAGHNTFVPALCYNLNLLLTGILAWFLMFWIEHKGLAVPGPDNRYSGSPGVIAAAALAVALAFVIPQISQFAMVTLPLWRLVFHRKGAA, encoded by the coding sequence TTGGCCAAACGGCGCAGGCTTCTGATGAGTATGTCAGAACTGCACGGCGGCGCGAAATTCGCGCTCGAACGGATCGTGTTCTTTTCGGATGCGGTCTTTGCCATCGCCATCACCTTGCTGGTGCTCGAGATCGAGGTGCCGCATCTTCCCCCCGACGCACCGGTTCATGAATATTGGGCGGAATTGGGTAGGCTCATCCCCAATTTCCTGGCGTTCGTGCTCAGTTTCCTGGTGATCGGACGGTTCTGGCTGTCGCATCACCAGATATTCAGCCGGGTGACGCATTTCGACGTGGCGCTGGTCTGGCCGAACCTGCTCTACCTGCTGGCGATCGGCGTGATGCCCTTCACCACCGCATTCGTGGCGGCGGGGCACAATACCTTCGTCCCGGCGCTGTGCTACAACCTGAATCTGCTGCTGACCGGGATTCTGGCCTGGTTCCTGATGTTCTGGATCGAGCACAAGGGGCTGGCGGTGCCCGGTCCCGATAATCGCTACAGCGGTTCGCCCGGCGTGATCGCCGCTGCGGCGCTTGCGGTCGCGCTTGCTTTCGTCATTCCGCAGATCAGCCAGTTCGCGATGGTCACGCTGCCGCTGTGGCGCCTGGTATTTCACCGCAAGGGTGCCGCATGA
- a CDS encoding DUF2306 domain-containing protein, which produces MSSTVKSIAPDRLEKLLGALALVMLGFVGVAVLKGMSEWANIPGVIWLHLLTIVVALALTPVLLWKRRGTPGHRALGYAWAGAMFLTAVDSLFVTTKPGHFSLIHILSVFTIVMVPVLVLAARKGNVARHRRTVRGLIIGALLIAGFFTFPFDRLLGHWLFG; this is translated from the coding sequence ATGAGCAGTACCGTCAAGTCCATCGCGCCCGATCGGCTGGAGAAGCTGCTAGGGGCACTGGCGCTCGTCATGCTGGGTTTCGTCGGGGTCGCGGTGCTCAAGGGCATGTCCGAATGGGCGAACATTCCCGGCGTCATCTGGCTGCACTTGCTCACGATCGTCGTAGCTCTGGCGCTGACCCCGGTGCTGTTGTGGAAGCGGCGGGGGACGCCCGGCCATCGCGCGCTCGGTTATGCCTGGGCGGGGGCGATGTTCCTCACCGCCGTCGACAGCCTGTTCGTGACGACCAAGCCCGGCCATTTCAGCCTGATCCATATCCTTTCGGTCTTCACCATCGTGATGGTGCCGGTGCTGGTGCTCGCCGCGCGCAAGGGCAACGTCGCCCGCCATCGTCGCACGGTGCGCGGGCTGATCATCGGTGCGCTGCTGATCGCGGGTTTCTTCACCTTCCCGTTCGACCGGCTGCTGGGGCACTGGTTGTTCGGTTGA
- the lgt gene encoding prolipoprotein diacylglyceryl transferase has translation MSLTLLAAAAQAPKPIYWVELGLTNYLFRIGSFELRWYSLAYLAGIVLGYWHLSRMIREPGAPLAQRHADDLFFYCTVGIILGGRLGYATFYTGGGSDIPSLWLHPAELVKLWHGGMSFHGGLIGVMLAMAWVSWRNQLSLIRVADFVSVCVPFGMLFGRLANFVNGELWGRVVSGPLPWAMVFPDAGPLPRHPSQLYEAGLEGLLMIIVMLTLYWKTRARFRPGLLVGVFTTGIASARFIVEFFREPDAQLQRFAQVTGLSMGQWLTIPLILLGLFLIARALTKPELSTRRPIEIT, from the coding sequence TTGTCCCTGACACTGCTTGCCGCCGCCGCCCAGGCGCCAAAGCCCATCTACTGGGTCGAACTCGGCCTCACGAACTACCTGTTCCGCATCGGCAGTTTCGAGCTGCGCTGGTACTCGCTAGCCTATCTGGCGGGGATCGTGCTGGGTTACTGGCACCTCAGCCGCATGATCCGCGAGCCCGGCGCCCCGCTGGCGCAGCGCCATGCCGACGATCTGTTCTTCTACTGCACCGTCGGCATCATCCTTGGCGGACGGCTCGGCTATGCAACCTTCTACACCGGCGGCGGCTCCGATATCCCGAGCCTATGGCTGCACCCGGCCGAACTGGTGAAGCTGTGGCACGGCGGCATGAGCTTCCATGGGGGCCTCATCGGCGTGATGCTGGCGATGGCCTGGGTTTCCTGGCGCAACCAGCTGAGCCTGATCCGCGTGGCGGATTTCGTGTCGGTCTGCGTGCCCTTCGGCATGCTGTTCGGCCGCCTCGCCAACTTCGTGAACGGCGAACTGTGGGGCCGCGTCGTCTCCGGGCCGCTGCCCTGGGCGATGGTCTTCCCCGACGCCGGACCGCTGCCGCGCCATCCGAGCCAGCTTTACGAAGCCGGGCTCGAGGGCCTGCTGATGATCATCGTCATGCTCACGCTCTACTGGAAGACCCGCGCGCGCTTCCGGCCCGGCCTGCTGGTCGGCGTCTTCACCACCGGCATCGCCTCGGCCCGGTTCATCGTCGAGTTCTTCCGCGAGCCTGACGCCCAGCTCCAGCGCTTCGCGCAGGTCACCGGCCTGTCGATGGGCCAGTGGCTGACGATCCCGCTGATCCTGCTCGGCCTGTTCCTGATCGCCCGCGCGCTGACCAAGCCCGAACTGTCCACCCGGCGTCCTATCGAGATAACCTGA